The following are from one region of the Streptomyces rubrogriseus genome:
- a CDS encoding META domain-containing protein, protein MYRQKQQRSMTLTAAAVVALVPLAAACGSEKADGTGSGSVGADGPRVTGVRWSIDSVTVDGTTHRAPDAAHVRIDDGGEAAGSTGCNGFSARAAVEDEGGGDGQRVRLSDALFTEKACAKTPADFEKSLGRALTTGPLTTRSEGDRLTLTTADGDTVRLSRSEDASLHGTTWVVDAPGRKGDEGRARLTFDQDAKTVSGRLPCNHVNARATVSDGRITLGTPSTTRMMCEGSLMAAEKRLLGLFDGKVDYRIDHETLTLTSEDGVTVRAVADR, encoded by the coding sequence ATGTACAGGCAGAAGCAGCAGCGCAGCATGACCCTCACTGCGGCGGCCGTCGTCGCGCTCGTCCCGCTCGCCGCGGCCTGCGGGAGCGAGAAGGCCGACGGCACCGGCAGTGGTTCCGTCGGCGCGGACGGACCGCGCGTCACCGGTGTCCGGTGGAGCATCGACAGCGTCACGGTCGACGGCACCACCCACCGGGCGCCGGACGCGGCACACGTACGGATCGACGACGGCGGCGAGGCCGCGGGCAGCACCGGCTGCAACGGCTTCAGCGCCCGTGCCGCCGTCGAGGACGAGGGCGGGGGCGACGGCCAACGGGTCCGGCTCAGCGACGCCCTGTTCACCGAGAAGGCCTGCGCCAAGACGCCCGCCGACTTCGAGAAGTCCCTCGGCCGCGCCCTCACCACCGGCCCCCTCACCACCAGGAGCGAGGGCGACCGCCTGACCCTCACCACCGCCGACGGCGACACGGTCCGGCTCAGCAGGTCCGAGGACGCGTCGCTCCACGGCACGACGTGGGTCGTGGACGCCCCGGGCCGGAAGGGCGACGAGGGCCGCGCCCGGCTCACCTTCGACCAGGACGCGAAGACCGTCTCCGGGCGGCTCCCCTGCAACCACGTCAACGCCAGGGCCACCGTCAGCGACGGGCGTATCACCCTCGGCACCCCGTCCACCACCCGAATGATGTGCGAAGGCTCACTCATGGCCGCCGAGAAGCGGCTGCTGGGCCTCTTCGACGGCAAGGTCGACTACCGGATCGATCATGAAACCCTCACGCTGACCAGCGAAGACGGTGTCACGGTCCGCGCCGTCGCCGATCGGTGA
- a CDS encoding maleylpyruvate isomerase family mycothiol-dependent enzyme has product MPPARKRPRAYDPARTRAAVLAQFGHVRAAVRGLTPEQLGLPTRLGEWSVRELVAHVGMALTAVDRLLGEPEPVRQDGRLLDWPFAIAADADAIAGTARRLAAEHPDPDAHLAEVERRFTERLDTHPGSRLLPTSAGALPLADYVVTRTVELVVHTDDLNAAVPGLDIPYDRQALAAATRLLADALAVKAPGGSTEVRIPPYAVVQCVEGLRHTRGTPPNVVETDPLTWIRLATGRLAWRDALDGAKVSASGERADLGPLLPLLS; this is encoded by the coding sequence ATGCCGCCCGCCAGGAAACGCCCCCGCGCCTACGACCCCGCCCGTACCCGTGCCGCCGTCCTCGCCCAGTTCGGTCACGTACGGGCGGCCGTCCGCGGCCTCACCCCCGAGCAGCTCGGTCTGCCGACCCGGCTCGGGGAGTGGAGCGTGCGGGAGCTGGTCGCGCACGTCGGGATGGCGCTGACCGCCGTGGACCGGCTGCTGGGGGAGCCCGAGCCGGTGCGGCAGGACGGCCGGCTGCTCGACTGGCCGTTCGCCATCGCCGCCGACGCGGACGCCATCGCCGGGACGGCCCGGCGGCTCGCCGCCGAGCACCCCGATCCCGACGCCCACCTCGCCGAGGTCGAGCGGCGCTTCACCGAGCGGCTCGACACCCACCCCGGAAGCAGGCTGCTCCCCACCAGCGCGGGCGCCCTGCCGCTGGCCGACTACGTCGTCACCCGCACCGTCGAGCTGGTCGTGCACACCGACGACCTGAACGCCGCGGTCCCCGGCCTCGACATCCCGTACGACCGGCAGGCGCTGGCCGCCGCCACCCGGCTGCTGGCCGACGCGCTCGCGGTGAAGGCTCCCGGCGGCTCGACGGAGGTACGGATCCCGCCGTACGCGGTCGTGCAGTGCGTCGAGGGTCTCCGGCACACCCGGGGCACCCCGCCCAACGTCGTCGAGACCGACCCGCTGACCTGGATCCGGCTCGCCACCGGACGGCTGGCCTGGAGGGACGCCCTGGACGGGGCGAAGGTGAGCGCGAGTGGGGAGCGGGCCGATCTCGGGCCGCTGCTGCCGCTGCTGAGCTGA
- a CDS encoding M23 family metallopeptidase, translating into MSARKLAMITFRVLQLVFLALVVVGVLFDPGFPWWSVFLPLVLAYVLITVVNRWNGGAPDAPGRSPEPVEVAPPVTGRWSALNSPADRTPSHGVHAYGQTFAIDLVAEPEPGARPGFRALWPLARRSRDFPAFGAPVLAVADGTVVRADDGQRDHLGRTSLPALLYLMLVEGSVRELAGVRRIVGNHLVLEAADGTYALYAHVQRGSFAVREGDRVRAGQVLARCGNSGNSTEPHVHFQLMDGPDPDTARGVPFTWTGIGVPRNGEVFDVPEPAPASPE; encoded by the coding sequence ATGTCCGCACGCAAGCTCGCCATGATCACTTTCCGGGTGCTCCAGCTCGTCTTCCTGGCCCTGGTGGTCGTCGGCGTCCTCTTCGACCCGGGCTTCCCGTGGTGGAGCGTCTTCCTGCCGCTGGTCCTCGCGTACGTCCTCATCACGGTGGTCAACCGCTGGAACGGCGGCGCCCCGGACGCGCCCGGCAGGTCCCCCGAGCCCGTGGAGGTCGCCCCGCCCGTCACCGGCCGCTGGTCCGCGCTGAACAGCCCGGCAGACCGCACCCCGAGCCACGGCGTCCACGCCTACGGCCAGACCTTCGCCATCGACCTCGTCGCCGAGCCGGAGCCCGGCGCCCGCCCCGGCTTCCGAGCCCTGTGGCCGCTCGCCCGGCGCAGCCGCGACTTCCCGGCGTTCGGCGCCCCGGTCCTCGCGGTGGCCGACGGCACGGTCGTACGCGCCGACGACGGCCAGCGCGACCACCTGGGCCGCACCTCGCTGCCCGCGCTGCTATACCTGATGCTCGTCGAGGGCTCGGTGCGGGAACTGGCGGGGGTCCGCCGCATCGTCGGCAATCACCTGGTGCTGGAAGCAGCCGACGGTACGTACGCCCTGTACGCCCACGTCCAGCGAGGCTCCTTCGCCGTCCGGGAGGGCGACCGCGTCCGGGCCGGCCAGGTCCTCGCCCGGTGCGGCAACTCCGGCAACTCCACCGAGCCGCACGTCCACTTCCAGCTGATGGACGGACCCGACCCGGACACCGCGCGGGGCGTCCCCTTCACCTGGACCGGCATCGGCGTCCCGCGCAACGGCGAGGTCTTCGACGTACCGGAACCGGCCCCCGCCTCTCCCGAGTAG
- a CDS encoding ArsR/SmtB family transcription factor has product MADLERRLAALEAADRPAPGPKEGDLWALEGLKEQLAELKATAGGVLFTGSVRLPTGEQYAWQHGALVEGLLDVDWAESAEVFAALGHPVRLRLLREVLGGRRTAAELAELDGMGTTGQIYHHLRQLTGAGWLHTTGRGRHEVPPGRVVPLLVALSTARN; this is encoded by the coding sequence GTGGCCGACCTCGAGCGGCGCCTCGCCGCCCTGGAGGCCGCTGACCGGCCCGCCCCCGGGCCCAAGGAGGGCGACCTCTGGGCCCTGGAAGGTCTGAAGGAGCAGTTGGCGGAGCTGAAGGCCACGGCCGGAGGTGTCCTGTTCACCGGCTCCGTCCGCCTGCCGACCGGGGAGCAGTACGCCTGGCAGCACGGCGCGCTGGTCGAGGGCCTCCTGGACGTCGACTGGGCCGAGTCCGCCGAGGTGTTCGCGGCCCTTGGGCACCCCGTGCGGCTGCGGCTGCTGCGGGAGGTGCTCGGGGGGCGGCGCACCGCCGCCGAGCTGGCCGAGCTGGACGGGATGGGCACGACCGGCCAGATCTACCACCACCTGCGCCAGCTCACCGGCGCCGGCTGGCTGCACACCACCGGCCGGGGCCGTCACGAGGTGCCGCCGGGACGGGTCGTGCCGCTGCTGGTGGCGCTGTCGACCGCACGGAACTGA
- a CDS encoding Uma2 family endonuclease: MTVMAEHTSQMSVDEFETIASAAPETVTLEFIDGRIGVKPVTDGDHNSIVSWLAKRCMQTRPDLDLYQAQGLRVDAYRQSRARPDAVLAPEAHFAGHGEWADPDGALMVVEVTSYDSDTDRRDRHEKPAAYGQAGIPVYLLIDRDACTVTVHSRPDRRVGGYRDIRLTDFGETAVLPDPVGIELDTEILKNYVR, encoded by the coding sequence ATGACGGTTATGGCCGAGCACACGTCTCAGATGTCGGTGGACGAGTTCGAAACGATCGCTTCCGCCGCTCCCGAGACCGTCACGTTGGAGTTCATTGACGGACGGATCGGGGTCAAGCCGGTGACAGACGGGGACCACAACAGCATCGTGTCCTGGCTGGCCAAACGCTGTATGCAGACGCGGCCCGACCTGGACCTGTACCAAGCACAAGGGCTACGCGTCGACGCCTACCGGCAGAGCAGGGCGCGACCGGACGCCGTGCTCGCGCCAGAGGCCCACTTCGCAGGGCACGGCGAATGGGCCGACCCGGACGGCGCCCTCATGGTCGTCGAAGTCACGTCGTACGACTCGGACACGGACCGGCGTGACCGGCACGAGAAGCCCGCCGCGTACGGGCAGGCGGGAATCCCCGTGTATCTCCTGATCGACCGGGACGCCTGCACGGTCACGGTGCACAGCCGTCCGGACCGGCGGGTCGGTGGCTATCGCGACATCCGCCTGACGGATTTCGGCGAGACTGCGGTCCTCCCCGACCCGGTCGGCATCGAACTCGACACGGAGATCCTCAAGAACTACGTGCGCTGA